Proteins encoded by one window of Parabacteroides sp. FAFU027:
- a CDS encoding efflux RND transporter permease subunit, which translates to MNKFFITYKNPLSVALVIIILGGIYSYNKLQTTLFPEITFPKIKVIADAGELPVDQMMFTVTRPLELAMKKVPDLKTLRSTTSRGSCEISAFMDWGSNIDLGQQRIESKINEIRNELPADIKITVERMNPSILPVIGYTLESHSRSPIDLKYLATYTIKPFLSQVDGASEVRVIGGKEKEYWVMLNQSKMSSMSITPEKIKTALSQTGFVKSNGYLTDYRLLYLTTTDARIDNINRLNDVIISNDGKRIVTLKDIAQIGIREAKEYVKINANGKEGILIAVVKQPNANLIDLSDRMANKLDELKKVLPPDVSIHPYYVQAEFVNDSVKSVTDALWVGLLLAIFVAILFLRSVKASTTILITIPVTLLLSLIVFYAIGQTLNIMTIGALAAAIGLIIDDAIVVVEQIHRTHEEHPDEPSSLLVQKAIKYLFPAMVGSSLSTIVIFLPFVLMSGVAGAYFKVMTNAMIIILVCSFFVTWVGLPVIYLLLSPEKKNVFLPKKQEDKPLANGKRHWVSFFVEKPWISLSFMALLAISIALIFPRLETGFLPEMDEGSIVMDYKTPPGTSLDETDRTLRQVEKMLLQIPEVEAYSRRTGTQMGFFITEPNNGDYLIHLKKDRNRSTEEVISDIRKQIESTQPSLQIDFGQVIGDMLGDLMESVQPIEVKIFGTDRKKLEDLSKQIAGIVEHVKGTADVFNGITIAGPYVSVHPKNLAQFGMTPTDLQYQMQTAMEGNVEGTVFDKNRLTPIRLIYPDNNTTGVADISRSQLFLPNGQLKPITELATVQLVPGDAEIQRENLQNMGIVTARLSARDLGSVMRDVQREVYRKVKLPQGYNIEYGGAFKEQQQSFHELLFILIAASLLVFYVILGLFKKFKITLLILLIAVLGISGSYLALYITGTPLNVGSYTGLIMIVGIIGENAIFSFLQYKKSRNSLSVDDSIVYTIATRLRPKLMTALGAIVALMPIAFGIGTGAQMHQPMAIAIIGGFIVALPLLLIVLPTMIKAWRIQ; encoded by the coding sequence ATGAACAAGTTCTTTATAACCTACAAGAATCCGCTGTCTGTAGCTCTGGTGATCATCATCCTGGGCGGAATATATTCCTATAATAAACTACAGACCACGCTTTTTCCTGAAATCACTTTCCCGAAAATCAAGGTGATTGCCGATGCGGGTGAGTTGCCGGTGGATCAGATGATGTTTACCGTCACCCGACCGTTGGAACTGGCGATGAAGAAAGTGCCCGACCTGAAGACCTTACGCAGTACCACCAGTCGTGGAAGTTGCGAAATCTCGGCATTTATGGATTGGGGCTCTAACATAGACTTAGGTCAGCAACGGATTGAGTCAAAGATTAACGAAATCCGGAATGAATTGCCCGCAGACATCAAAATTACGGTAGAGCGAATGAATCCGTCTATTCTACCGGTTATCGGATATACTCTGGAGAGTCACAGCCGTTCGCCCATTGACCTGAAATACCTGGCTACCTATACCATTAAGCCTTTCCTCTCACAGGTGGATGGGGCTTCGGAAGTACGGGTGATCGGTGGAAAAGAGAAAGAATACTGGGTGATGCTCAATCAGAGCAAGATGAGCAGCATGAGCATTACGCCTGAAAAAATCAAGACGGCGTTGAGCCAGACCGGTTTCGTAAAATCAAACGGCTATCTGACCGATTACCGCCTGCTTTACCTGACTACCACCGATGCCCGCATTGACAACATCAACCGGCTCAATGATGTGATCATCAGCAATGATGGGAAACGCATTGTTACCCTGAAAGATATTGCGCAGATTGGCATTCGCGAAGCAAAGGAATATGTAAAGATCAATGCAAATGGAAAAGAGGGGATTCTGATTGCCGTGGTGAAACAACCCAACGCCAATCTGATAGACCTGTCCGATCGCATGGCCAACAAACTGGATGAGCTGAAAAAGGTGTTACCGCCGGATGTCTCTATTCATCCCTATTATGTACAGGCTGAGTTTGTCAATGATTCCGTCAAAAGCGTAACCGATGCCCTTTGGGTGGGGCTGTTGCTGGCTATTTTTGTAGCAATCCTGTTTCTCCGTTCGGTCAAAGCCAGTACTACGATTTTGATTACCATTCCGGTTACGTTACTGCTTTCGCTGATTGTCTTTTATGCAATCGGGCAGACGCTCAATATCATGACCATCGGAGCTCTTGCTGCTGCAATCGGCTTGATCATCGACGATGCCATTGTGGTCGTGGAGCAAATTCACCGGACACACGAGGAGCATCCCGATGAACCCTCTTCCCTGTTGGTACAGAAAGCCATTAAATACCTTTTTCCGGCCATGGTGGGTTCGTCTCTGAGTACGATCGTCATCTTTCTGCCCTTTGTCCTGATGAGTGGTGTGGCAGGTGCCTATTTTAAAGTGATGACCAATGCGATGATTATCATTCTGGTCTGTTCGTTTTTTGTTACCTGGGTAGGTCTGCCGGTCATCTATCTGTTACTATCTCCTGAAAAGAAGAACGTCTTTTTGCCCAAGAAACAGGAAGACAAGCCGCTGGCAAACGGGAAACGTCACTGGGTTTCCTTCTTTGTGGAGAAACCGTGGATCAGTCTCTCTTTCATGGCGTTGCTGGCCATCTCAATCGCACTTATATTTCCGCGACTTGAAACCGGCTTTCTTCCCGAAATGGATGAGGGGAGTATCGTGATGGATTACAAAACACCGCCGGGAACCTCATTGGACGAGACAGACCGCACATTGCGTCAGGTGGAGAAAATGTTGCTACAGATCCCGGAAGTGGAAGCCTATTCCCGACGTACCGGTACTCAAATGGGATTCTTCATTACCGAACCGAATAATGGCGATTACCTCATTCATTTGAAAAAAGATCGCAACCGTTCTACAGAAGAGGTGATCAGCGATATCCGTAAACAGATCGAATCGACCCAGCCGTCGTTACAGATTGACTTCGGTCAGGTGATTGGCGATATGCTGGGGGATCTGATGGAATCGGTGCAGCCGATAGAGGTAAAGATTTTCGGAACAGACCGGAAGAAGCTGGAGGATTTATCGAAGCAGATTGCAGGAATAGTCGAACATGTAAAAGGAACGGCGGATGTATTCAATGGTATCACCATTGCCGGTCCGTATGTGAGTGTACATCCTAAAAATCTGGCTCAGTTCGGAATGACTCCGACTGACCTGCAATACCAGATGCAGACCGCGATGGAGGGAAATGTGGAGGGTACCGTCTTTGATAAAAACCGCCTGACCCCAATCCGGTTAATCTATCCCGATAACAACACTACCGGAGTCGCCGATATCAGCCGCTCTCAACTCTTCCTGCCCAACGGACAGTTAAAGCCCATTACTGAACTGGCAACGGTGCAGTTAGTTCCCGGCGATGCAGAGATACAGCGTGAGAATTTGCAGAATATGGGGATTGTAACGGCTCGTCTGAGTGCACGCGATCTGGGTAGCGTGATGAGGGATGTTCAGCGGGAAGTTTACCGGAAGGTGAAGTTGCCGCAGGGGTACAATATAGAGTACGGCGGGGCCTTTAAGGAACAGCAGCAATCATTTCATGAATTGTTATTTATCCTGATAGCCGCCAGCCTGCTGGTCTTCTATGTGATATTGGGCCTTTTCAAGAAATTCAAAATCACATTGCTGATTCTGTTAATTGCTGTGCTGGGGATTTCGGGGAGCTATCTCGCACTTTACATTACCGGAACGCCGTTGAATGTAGGAAGCTACACCGGTTTGATTATGATTGTTGGGATTATCGGAGAGAATGCTATTTTCTCCTTTCTGCAATACAAGAAGTCAAGAAATAGTCTGTCGGTGGACGATTCGATTGTCTATACCATAGCCACCCGTCTTCGGCCGAAGCTGATGACGGCATTGGGTGCTATTGTGGCATTAATGCCGATTGCCTTCGGTATTGGAACCGGAGCACAGATGCACCAACCGATGGCCATAGCCATTATTGGCGGCTTTATTGTGGCGTTGCCGCTGTTGCTCATTGTCTTGCCTACAATGATTAAGGCGTGGCGGATTCAGTAA
- a CDS encoding efflux RND transporter periplasmic adaptor subunit codes for MKKLLPFALIIALTIASCKGKEASSDDEKTTAGRTPVAIANPQTGQMDEVTELNATSAFMVKTFVKSNTNGYLQEVNVQLGQQVSKGKRMFVVRSKEAEHLGTTVSALDSSMRFSGTVRIPSPGNGYITQLTYRVGDYVQDGETLAAISDINSLVFMLELPYELRPFLSNNKTLQLTLPDNSKITGTLSNSMPMVDPVAQTQRFIIRIPGGLSIPENLVARVNFIKRTKSHTVSLPKSAILTNEVQSEFWIMKMTDRQTAVKVLVKKGIETKSRVEILSPGLAPTDRILISGNYGLPDTAKVVVEKSPAR; via the coding sequence ATGAAAAAGCTCCTCCCATTCGCCCTGATCATCGCCCTGACGATCGCATCCTGCAAGGGCAAAGAAGCATCATCGGATGATGAAAAGACTACCGCCGGGCGTACTCCGGTAGCTATTGCCAATCCTCAAACCGGACAGATGGACGAGGTGACAGAGCTTAATGCCACCTCGGCGTTTATGGTGAAAACCTTCGTGAAATCCAATACAAACGGATATCTCCAGGAGGTGAACGTACAGTTGGGACAACAGGTTAGTAAAGGAAAGCGTATGTTTGTCGTCCGGTCGAAGGAGGCGGAGCATTTGGGAACAACTGTTTCAGCATTGGATAGTAGCATGCGCTTTAGCGGAACCGTCCGCATACCTTCTCCGGGAAATGGATACATTACCCAACTGACCTACCGGGTGGGCGATTACGTGCAGGATGGCGAAACGCTGGCTGCGATCAGTGATATTAACAGCCTGGTTTTTATGCTGGAGCTTCCGTATGAACTGCGCCCTTTTTTGTCCAACAATAAAACGCTTCAGTTGACCTTGCCCGATAATAGCAAAATTACCGGAACACTTTCTAATTCTATGCCAATGGTTGACCCTGTGGCACAGACACAAAGGTTTATCATCCGTATTCCCGGTGGGCTTTCTATCCCCGAGAATCTGGTAGCCCGGGTGAATTTCATCAAACGGACAAAATCACATACCGTCTCTTTGCCTAAATCAGCGATTCTGACCAATGAGGTGCAGAGCGAATTCTGGATTATGAAAATGACAGATCGCCAAACAGCAGTGAAAGTTCTCGTCAAAAAAGGCATTGAGACGAAAAGCCGGGTTGAAATCCTGTCACCCGGACTGGCTCCTACTGACCGGATATTAATCAGTGGCAATTATGGACTGCCCGATACGGCAAAAGTGGTTGTTGAAAAAAGTCCGGCACGATGA
- a CDS encoding TolC family protein, with product MNNSWKKKLGGVCVMSIVSISFAFTQQSKELSFFIQKALQNSPLLKDYRNQQEQGRIDSLRTRAGWGPQVSFNSTNYYAPVLNGWGYDQAITNGANMNTGVSISKEIVGRQNQRNQLEATTLQNRSLRNTGKISEQELKKSVTSQFLVAFGDWQQYLFNDEMLSLLKKEELILKKLAERGTYKQTEYLSFLVSQRQQSLQVERLKSQYQSDYASLGYLCGIEDTTFQALTDPLLHMEVLPSFTQSTFHEQYVIDSLKLKNSDKQIDFSYKPKVSIFADGGYNSSLIEKPFRNFGVGAGFTVSIPLYDGDQRKMQHNRIALDEVTRRGNQDFFASQYHQQINRLLQQLQANRRLTHELNQQITYTRALLDANHKLLEIGEVHIADYILAIGNYLTARNMLVSNTIEGYQIVNELNYWNREK from the coding sequence ATGAATAATTCATGGAAAAAGAAGCTGGGGGGAGTTTGTGTGATGAGTATCGTTTCTATTTCATTCGCTTTTACCCAGCAATCAAAGGAACTCTCTTTTTTCATCCAAAAGGCCCTGCAAAACAGTCCGTTACTCAAAGACTACCGCAATCAACAGGAACAGGGCCGGATTGATAGCTTGCGTACCCGTGCCGGCTGGGGGCCTCAGGTGAGCTTCAATAGCACGAACTATTATGCCCCGGTACTGAACGGATGGGGATATGACCAGGCGATTACCAACGGGGCAAATATGAATACGGGTGTGTCAATTTCGAAAGAGATAGTCGGCCGACAGAACCAACGTAACCAGTTGGAAGCAACTACCCTGCAAAACCGTTCCCTCCGCAATACCGGCAAGATCTCAGAACAAGAGCTGAAAAAGAGTGTGACCAGCCAGTTCCTGGTAGCCTTTGGGGATTGGCAGCAGTATCTGTTTAACGACGAGATGCTGAGCCTGCTGAAAAAAGAAGAGCTGATTCTGAAAAAACTGGCAGAAAGAGGTACTTATAAACAGACCGAGTATCTGAGTTTCCTGGTCAGTCAGCGACAGCAATCGTTGCAGGTGGAACGGCTCAAAAGCCAATACCAGAGTGATTATGCCTCATTGGGGTATTTGTGTGGCATAGAAGATACTACGTTTCAGGCATTGACTGACCCGCTGCTTCACATGGAGGTATTGCCCTCCTTTACCCAATCCACCTTTCACGAACAATATGTCATTGACAGCCTGAAATTGAAGAATAGCGATAAACAGATTGATTTCTCCTACAAGCCCAAAGTCAGCATTTTTGCTGATGGGGGATATAACTCTTCGTTAATTGAGAAGCCTTTCCGCAACTTCGGGGTAGGGGCAGGATTTACCGTCAGCATTCCTCTTTATGATGGAGACCAGCGGAAGATGCAGCACAACCGCATTGCACTGGATGAGGTGACCCGTCGCGGAAATCAGGATTTCTTTGCATCGCAATATCATCAGCAAATCAATCGCCTGTTGCAACAATTGCAAGCCAACCGCAGACTTACCCACGAACTTAACCAACAGATTACCTATACCCGCGCCCTGCTCGATGCCAATCATAAATTGCTGGAAATAGGAGAGGTGCATATTGCGGATTATATTCTGGCAATCGGCAACTACCTGACTGCAAGGAATATGTTGGTATCCAACACCATTGAAGGGTATCAGATCGTCAATGAACTGAATTATTGGAACCGGGAGAAATAA
- a CDS encoding phosphatase PAP2 family protein, whose product MGFSGICKIKQLILLLLPVITLITQSVAAQTDSVKPIPDTVSVVRISPRWYNSKYVKESIVPASLAAGSLAIMAVPHLKEDLQRQLSWNNQLSKHYINLGEDYVRYAPIAAEYALNLCGVKAEHKFIDRTAVLAVACVVNDFVVYRTKLLVHETRPDRRARESFPSAHTAMAFVSATFVSKELGYISPWVSAVAYLSAGYVGFCRVADNAHYVNDVLMGAAVGMMTTQASYWAYDSLKRRLGAKLTLMPSVQSRQTGFYVSYSF is encoded by the coding sequence ATGGGATTTTCAGGAATATGTAAAATAAAGCAGCTCATACTGCTCCTCCTTCCGGTAATAACTCTCATTACCCAGTCAGTAGCAGCGCAAACCGATTCTGTAAAACCGATTCCTGATACAGTATCTGTTGTCAGGATTTCTCCCCGATGGTATAATTCGAAATATGTGAAAGAGAGTATTGTTCCGGCAAGTCTGGCAGCGGGAAGTCTGGCTATTATGGCTGTACCGCACCTGAAGGAGGACTTGCAAAGACAATTGAGCTGGAATAATCAATTGAGTAAACATTATATCAATCTGGGTGAAGATTATGTCCGTTACGCTCCGATTGCTGCAGAGTATGCATTAAACCTGTGTGGGGTAAAAGCAGAGCACAAATTTATTGACCGTACCGCGGTTCTGGCGGTAGCCTGTGTGGTTAACGATTTTGTGGTGTACAGAACCAAATTGTTGGTACATGAAACCCGTCCTGACCGCCGGGCAAGGGAATCATTCCCATCGGCGCACACTGCTATGGCTTTTGTTTCGGCTACTTTTGTTTCAAAAGAGTTGGGATACATCAGCCCCTGGGTTTCGGCAGTGGCATATCTCTCAGCCGGATATGTCGGGTTTTGCAGGGTTGCGGACAATGCTCATTATGTAAATGACGTATTGATGGGAGCTGCTGTTGGTATGATGACCACTCAGGCCTCATATTGGGCCTATGATTCGCTGAAGAGACGATTGGGGGCGAAGTTAACCTTAATGCCGTCTGTACAATCCCGGCAGACGGGGTTTTATGTCAGTTACAGTTTTTGA
- a CDS encoding ATP-binding protein: MKFVNRTEEQARIRKIITGDKSGFIVVYGRRRCGKSTLLKRVLTETDIYFMADQTESTQQITLLAQTLSNVIPGFDLVKYPNWEALFTVLNQRITTKITLCLDEFPYLVKSSPELPATIQRLIDKGENRFHLIICGSSQQLMHGLIIDSTAPLYGRADIILKVRPMKLPYLQEILKCGAEEAITEFSIWGGVPRYWELRLQEQSLNDALLSHLFSPLGTLIEEPLRLFVDDMRDTTQSYTILTLIGNGVHRLSEIAARLEKPATSLAGPLDRLIQLGYIERELPFGENIRNNKKSYYRISDPFVNFYFTFVVPNRSLIELDKGNLVLERIAGQIPGYISFWWEKLCRQAISGIEVDGYIFGYARSWWGNVSKDERIEVDVVAESIDGKVLLVGECKWTEAENVSRLVRELEIKASKLPFAKGKEIIPCLFLKTNPVDSIPYKIFFPDDIVRMLK; encoded by the coding sequence ATGAAATTTGTTAACAGAACAGAAGAACAAGCACGTATTCGGAAAATTATTACCGGTGATAAGTCTGGTTTTATTGTCGTATATGGTCGCAGACGTTGTGGTAAATCCACACTTTTAAAACGGGTATTAACTGAAACGGATATCTATTTTATGGCGGATCAGACTGAAAGTACACAGCAAATCACTTTGTTAGCACAGACTTTATCAAATGTTATTCCAGGTTTTGATTTAGTGAAATATCCCAATTGGGAAGCCCTGTTTACTGTATTGAATCAACGTATTACCACCAAAATAACCTTATGCTTAGATGAATTTCCTTATCTGGTAAAGAGTTCTCCCGAACTGCCTGCGACAATACAGCGATTGATAGATAAAGGAGAAAACCGCTTTCATTTGATTATTTGTGGATCATCTCAGCAGTTGATGCATGGATTGATTATTGACAGTACAGCTCCATTGTACGGACGTGCTGATATTATTTTGAAGGTTCGGCCTATGAAGCTTCCATATCTTCAGGAAATATTGAAATGCGGGGCAGAAGAGGCAATTACTGAATTTTCGATATGGGGAGGGGTGCCGCGTTATTGGGAATTACGCTTACAGGAGCAAAGTCTGAATGATGCTTTGCTTTCACATCTTTTTTCTCCGTTGGGAACATTGATTGAAGAACCTTTGCGCTTATTTGTTGATGATATGCGTGATACGACGCAATCATACACGATTCTGACTTTGATTGGTAATGGGGTACACCGGCTATCTGAAATTGCTGCACGGTTGGAAAAGCCTGCGACTAGTCTAGCCGGACCATTAGACCGCCTGATTCAACTTGGGTATATCGAACGTGAGCTCCCTTTTGGCGAAAACATCCGGAATAACAAAAAAAGCTATTACAGGATCTCGGATCCATTTGTGAATTTCTACTTTACTTTTGTTGTTCCTAATCGTTCCCTGATAGAGTTAGACAAGGGCAATCTTGTTTTAGAACGTATAGCCGGGCAAATTCCCGGATATATATCTTTTTGGTGGGAGAAACTATGTCGTCAGGCAATCTCTGGTATAGAAGTGGATGGGTACATCTTTGGTTATGCGCGTAGTTGGTGGGGGAATGTCTCAAAGGACGAACGAATTGAAGTGGATGTGGTTGCTGAATCTATTGATGGCAAGGTGTTGTTAGTAGGCGAATGTAAATGGACGGAAGCTGAAAATGTATCAAGATTAGTGCGGGAGCTTGAAATCAAAGCTTCAAAACTGCCTTTTGCCAAAGGAAAAGAAATTATTCCTTGTCTATTCTTAAAAACTAATCCGGTTGATTCTATTCCTTATAAAATATTTTTCCCCGATGATATTGTCCGGATGTTAAAATGA
- a CDS encoding DUF805 domain-containing protein produces MNYFLSALRNYATFSGRARRSEYWFFALFQFLCLLVAIVIDNIAGTTIQPLFYGVFYFIVALGLFIPGLAVTVRRLHDVGKSGWFYLIILLPIVGAIWLLVLMFTEGKPGENEYGINPKEVTEELA; encoded by the coding sequence ATGAATTATTTTTTGAGTGCGTTGCGAAATTATGCAACCTTTAGTGGTAGAGCCAGAAGAAGTGAGTATTGGTTCTTTGCTTTGTTTCAATTCTTATGTCTTCTAGTGGCTATTGTCATTGATAATATTGCAGGAACGACCATTCAGCCGCTGTTTTATGGCGTATTTTATTTTATCGTTGCCTTAGGACTGTTTATTCCGGGGTTGGCTGTAACAGTGCGCCGTCTGCATGATGTGGGTAAGAGCGGTTGGTTTTACCTGATTATTTTACTCCCTATCGTTGGCGCTATCTGGTTGTTGGTGCTGATGTTTACCGAAGGCAAACCGGGTGAAAACGAATACGGTATTAATCCGAAAGAGGTAACCGAAGAGCTGGCGTAA
- a CDS encoding Bax inhibitor-1/YccA family protein, giving the protein MTTTSLTQVQTVQINLMQKVYVWMCTALLITAATAYVVSGSEAVLSLIFSSKVSFYVLLFAQLGLVWYLTASIQKLTLNTASILFVIYSFLTGVTLSSIFVVYTSASIASTFVVTAATFGAMSLYGYYTKRDLTSWGNLLFMALLGLIIASVVNLFMNNETIYWITTYAGVLIFVGLTAYDTQKIKALVSVEDNEQTQKLAILGALSLYLDFINLFLYLLRFLGRKK; this is encoded by the coding sequence ATGACAACAACTTCTCTTACCCAGGTGCAAACGGTACAAATCAATCTGATGCAAAAAGTATATGTGTGGATGTGTACCGCACTGCTGATTACGGCTGCTACAGCTTATGTAGTTTCCGGATCGGAAGCTGTACTGAGTCTCATCTTCAGCAGTAAAGTCAGCTTCTATGTATTGCTGTTCGCCCAATTGGGATTGGTGTGGTACCTGACCGCCAGTATCCAAAAGTTGACGCTGAATACAGCATCCATTCTCTTCGTTATCTATTCTTTCCTGACAGGTGTTACTCTCTCGAGCATCTTCGTAGTTTATACCTCGGCTTCCATTGCCTCTACCTTTGTGGTAACAGCCGCTACTTTCGGGGCTATGAGTCTCTATGGTTATTATACCAAACGAGATCTGACCTCGTGGGGTAACCTGCTCTTTATGGCTTTGCTGGGCCTGATCATCGCCTCGGTGGTCAACCTCTTTATGAATAACGAAACAATCTACTGGATCACAACCTATGCCGGGGTACTCATCTTTGTGGGACTGACCGCTTACGATACCCAGAAAATCAAAGCGCTGGTTAGCGTTGAAGATAACGAACAGACTCAAAAGCTAGCCATCCTGGGTGCACTTTCCTTATATCTGGACTTTATCAACTTGTTTTTGTATTTGCTGCGGTTTTTGGGGCGGAAGAAGTAA
- a CDS encoding DUF3467 domain-containing protein translates to MDNLEIDLPENIAEGTYSNLAVITHNSAEFILDFVQMMPGVEKAKIKSRVIMAPENAKRLLLAISDNVGKYERKYGEIPLLEKEIDQQPSPTVLGPGGKA, encoded by the coding sequence ATGGACAATCTTGAAATCGACCTGCCCGAAAACATCGCGGAAGGTACCTATTCTAATCTTGCTGTTATTACACACAACAGCGCTGAGTTTATCCTTGACTTTGTGCAGATGATGCCGGGTGTGGAAAAAGCAAAAATCAAATCTCGCGTGATCATGGCGCCTGAAAATGCTAAGCGTCTTTTACTGGCTATCTCTGATAACGTAGGGAAGTACGAACGCAAATACGGCGAAATTCCTTTGCTCGAAAAGGAGATTGACCAACAGCCCTCTCCAACCGTATTGGGACCTGGCGGTAAAGCGTAA